DNA sequence from the Patagioenas fasciata isolate bPatFas1 chromosome 19, bPatFas1.hap1, whole genome shotgun sequence genome:
CTCTAAGAACAGGGATGAGTGGAAACCAAACAAATCAGAAAGTGAATTATCTATGGAACCACTTATTTCAATGCAACAGGGAACAGTAATACAAGTTTCTAAACAGCTTCTCCTCCTCTAGAGAatgcagaactttttttttctccattgggtCAAAGTATTGCACTACACTGCAATTTCAGTGCTTTCCCTCCCAGAAAGACCTAAACATTGTCCCCAGCAATACATTTCTTTTGTTGGAATAGAAGAAAAACGTAGTCCTGAGAAAGACTGCAACTGACTCTGTCTTGCCAAGGCAATAGCTACGAAATGTGTTCTCTTCAGATGCTGGACAGAAAGATAAGGAGAACTTGGAACATTAAAATGTGCATTCCACACCACAACGACTACCCAGATCTCTATTCCAATCAGTTTGTTCTGACTTCCAAAAGTGTCACTTCTCCAGGCACACCGCTAGTATGAGCACTTGACTCAGATGCTTCAACAGAACTCCACAAATCTTatgttctgtcaggctttcttctcTTAGCACCTCTACAAAATGGGATGCTGAAGTGATGACCGATACCAATATCTCTTGGTCCCCACTAATGTGTTAAACAGCACCTTCCTGTACCTCTGATACAAATGAAACTAATGTGCAGCTAAGGTCAAGTTGCCCCAGTTCTGGATGTGCAGACATCTCTCTGGCACCACAGTTCATCTGATTTCAGCACTTACTTTCTTCTGGTGAAGCCCTAAATTGTGCATTATTTTCTCCGAAGTGTTTATAGGCTGGCAAATTCTCGTTGTGAGGATCTGTTCACAGGCTAGCATAGCTTACCAAGTAAAAAGAatcctttttcttccctgttcagtattttttttaatattaggaaATAATTGACATTTCTTCCCTCTCTCTGCTCTCATTTATTAATGTGATAATGCTTTTGAAGTATTTAATAAATTCCATCCGAACGTCTTCAGGATCTTCTTCCAAGTTGGAATGTATGAGTTTTAGCTTGTTCAGTGGGTAAGCTTTGAaggtaaatgaaaaataattaggtATATtccttttataaaataaatatttgcaatcAAGGTCATGGGACATCTCATGCTGAAGCCAGATGGAATTCAGTAGTATCCAATATCTGATACCCCAGATAACATAAAACAGGCGAAGAAGAAATGCATCATAGCTTGTTAGCATTACAAACAAGTACAACTTGTTGCTAGATGAAATTTTTCAAACATTATTATTAAAGCTTAAAGTACTCATTTTGGTCTCACATTCAATTAGGCAGAGTCAAAAAATTCAGCACTGAACTGTAATTTTACTACTGAAGTGATATGATATTCTTTGGTTACTTcaaaattatggaattatattGTTAAATATGTATTAGCATATTAATACTTagaataaatatgtatttgtttaaacactggaacaggttgcccagagggcaTATGTGTTCTCATTTGTATAAACAGCCGCAAATAATTATGCGGTATATAAGGTACCTGTTACTAATTTTGAGAGGAAGATCATTAGGTGTTTATTTCAAAGGGCTTCTGTTCTTTTGAACAATATAATGCAGACTTAGATGGCTGCAAAAGTGTCAATTAACAAAAGATAAAATTCAACATAAGGAACAAACTACATGATGACATATGGCTACAGGAATTCTAATTCCAAGAAGTCACTCAAACTTTTCTTGCCTTTACTTTCCCTTTTGTGAAACAGGAATATTGTTCACcttctagatgacctttgaaattcattatttctggttttgcaaagCACTCTAGTATTCTTTGATTGGcagatttaaatgaaaaatgcaagccacaaggtatgaaaaattttAAAGATACATAGCTCAATAAAAAACTGAGTTACAGATCAAGTTTTCCATCTTCTTACCCAAGGACAGATTTTCTGTGTCCCCCGCACTGCCTGGCTTGTGATGTGCAACCAGAAGACACTGACTATCAAGCAGTGGCTGCTGCTGCACAAAGCAGGAGTACCACATTTCAATTTCTTTCAGGTGACTGGGCAGGTCAGGATTGAAGATGATTATTACGCCATGAGTGTCCTTCATCAGAGCTGGCCAGCATGTTTCAAACCTTGAAAAACAGACGCATGGAAAATGGTAAGAGTGATAGCTGGAAAACAGAAACATCCAATCAAACATCCTCaagttttctttttgcttccttGAGAACACATTTCAGTACTTTTTCTTTATTATAACATCAATAATCTTGCCAGTGATCTATCATATTGCAAATATTTTGACTTAGCTATTACATTAGTTGGTCCCATGATTTGCTGACCAATGTAGTATTTGGTCAAATGCTTATTTGAACTTTTTCCCTAAAAACTGTCCAGTTCTTGATTGTATCTCCTGGAAATTAAGGCTTCAGTCACATATATATACATTGTTTGAAGTCCACTCACATAATAACTTAAAGGAGACAAAGGCAATTACAGAGTGAGCTTCTGTCTCCTatacctgtaacttttttccagGAGCTATGGACTTTATTCTTATATTCAGTCCTTAACCAAAACAAAGTTCAGCATCAGCTGAGATTATGGCAGAGAATCCCTAGTATTAGATGCTTTATAGCAGAAAGCTATAAAAAACTGCAATGGGCTAAAGAGGCGTGAATATTCTTCATCTCAAAAAGATCATTGGTTTTAGGCCTTAAGTATGAATATTCTATGTAAACAGCACTGTTATGAATTACGTAGCCTGGAGTAAGGATGATGCGGACTTACTTTTGATCACCACTGCAATCCCACAACTCAAATCGACACCCAGTTCCTTTGCTGTTACCATTCAAGCTCGGCTTCTCATACTCCAGGATCCTGTAAAAATGAGTGAATATACGATGTTATCACTCTACACTCCTCCACTGCCAGAGCGGGACTTTCTGGGGGGCAATTGTCGGGGGTTTGGTTCAGTCCGCACACTGCCAGGTTTCGCTCACCTTACTCCTTGCGTCGGGCTGTAGCTGCCGATTCCTTCTGTGCTCTCCGAAACAAAATTTGCCAACACCGATTTCCCCGACTGGCAGAGAGCAGGAATCAGAGACACTCGTCGGAATTTAATTTGCCAAAGCCACAATAAAGAGAAGAGTGTTCATGCAAGCAGCCTGCTGTCCCTTCAGCTAAGGCGCATGCAGGCCTGCCCCCTTCTCCCTCCCGCCTCCAGGGACTCCCCCGCCCGATCTCCACAGCCGCACACTCCGTCCGGCGGTGCCGCCAGCGGGCCCGCCTGAGCCAGGCCGCAGGGAGCGCGGCGCTCAGCGGGCAGGCGCGCGCCTGCGGGAGGGCGGTCAGGGCGCCGGGGCGGAGGTAAATACGACCTCGGAGACGGTGGGAGGTGGCCGAGGAAACCCCCGCGGGCCCGGGCCGTGCTCACCTCACGGggccccaccagcagcacctttGCCTTCAGCatggcggggcgggccgggccggctcCTCCCGCCCGCGTGTTGCCCAGCAACGGTAGCGCGCTGCCCGCGGGGAGAGGGCGGGGGGAACGGGAGAAGGCGCGCTGCGATTGGCTCTGCCGCCGTCACGTGCCGGGGGGGGGCGGTGCGCACGTGGGGCCTCACCGCCGCTCGCCCGGACTGAGGTGGCACCTGGCCAGGCGCCGGGAGCGTCCGCGGGGCCGGGTCCCGCTGGATCCCTGCTCCTCCGCCCGGCTGAGCCGCCCGCGGATGCTGCCGTTCCTCTTCTCCTCACACACAGCAGCGCCTGTGGCGCGGGAGGTGGACGCGGCCTCTCAGGTATCCTGGTGGTGCGTTTGCCCCGGGCCTCTCCTGAGGGAGCCGGCGGTGCCGCAGCGCCGGGCGCGAGCCCTGTGCCAGCCGCGCGCCGTTTGCAGCGCCCGTACAGCTTTAAACCCGACCCAGTGTGCCCTGAGGAACCGCCGGCTTTTGTGTCCGTCGGGCAGGTCTGGCAGCGGATCCTCCTGCCCGCACTGTTTTGGGAGAGGCGTCCCCTCGGCCTTTTTGCCGTCTGGAAAGCAAGAATCAGGCCAACAGATACTAAACATGCTTAAAAATCCCACTGTGTTCATGCACTGCGCTGGTGTCCCTCACTGTCTTGAGAAGTGCTGTCCTTGCCTGTAGTTCCATTGTGATTTTAACTGCAGATTCTCCTTAGATGGATGATGAAATAAGCTCGCTAAGTTTCTTATTAAGGCTTGTTAGTGGAAGCAAGAGACTTCTTAAAATTGCGGCTTCTAAGAAAAAAAGCATCTGGCAGACAGatgtgctgctgcagagctgtttaGTGCCCAGGTACAATAGCGGTTTTAGATGAGCGTTCAAATAGGGCCTCTAGGCGCTACCATAATGTAAATGTTTATTACTAGTACTATTAATAAATGTGAACCAGAATTGCTCTGCTCTCACTGAGGGGGTAGAGCCTTTTATGTTGCACTGTTGGCTTATTTGCTGTTTCACACCTCATGTAGGGATAGTTCAGGATGGTTTGGTGTGGCAGTAGCATCGCACCATTCACACAGTATTCTATACTTTGGAAAACCCTTTGTTTTCAGGCTGGTGGGACAAAGACAATGAAAAAATGGTAGTTGTACTTAGCACTGGCTTTAATTCTGGTCTAGCAGACTGGATGTGTATTTTGTGTTGGTGAAGGCCCACGTGTGATTCATGACTAAATTCACAATGAACTGGGACAACTCATAGTTAATAATTTCTGCTGCTAGTTTGTTTTCCACATTTCAGACCTACTAACTtccaaaagaaagacaaaaagtgTGACCCTGACAGAAGAAATTAGGACAACCTTTCTTATTAGCTGGCACATGTTATTAGCTGCTATATCCACTAGCACATGAAGAGAAATGTGGTATAAAGGATCCTATTG
Encoded proteins:
- the IFT22 gene encoding intraflagellar transport protein 22 homolog isoform X2; this encodes MLKAKVLLVGPRESGKSVLANFVSESTEGIGSYSPTQGVRILEYEKPSLNGNSKGTGCRFELWDCSGDQKFETCWPALMKDTHGVIIIFNPDLPSHLKEIEMWYSCFVQQQPLLDSQCLLVAHHKPGSAGDTENLSLAYPLNKLKLIHSNLEEDPEDVRMEFIKYFKSIITLINESREREEMSIIS
- the IFT22 gene encoding intraflagellar transport protein 22 homolog isoform X1, which encodes MLKAKVLLVGPRESGKSVLANFVSESTEGIGSYSPTQGVRILEYEKPSLNGNSKGTGCRFELWDCSGDQNYHSYHFPCVCFSRFETCWPALMKDTHGVIIIFNPDLPSHLKEIEMWYSCFVQQQPLLDSQCLLVAHHKPGSAGDTENLSLAYPLNKLKLIHSNLEEDPEDVRMEFIKYFKSIITLINESREREEMSIIS